From Mytilus galloprovincialis chromosome 9, xbMytGall1.hap1.1, whole genome shotgun sequence, the proteins below share one genomic window:
- the LOC143044694 gene encoding substance-K receptor-like isoform X2 — MTKLIKMMATVVVFYALCWLPFHVITLVGDHDHTIYDQKFMPSVWVFSHWLAMSNSCYNPIIYIWLSPKFRAGLQLAVQKCTRRKSKNCDSNESLEKIGQNKNVILRIENRSSKVDFCYKKGQKPCANFEKLLAGDYNKIPGSIHSDT; from the exons ATGACAAAG ttaatAAAGATGATGGCTACAGTTGTTGTATTTTACGCACTTTGTTGGCTTCCGTTCCATGTGATAACATTGGTTGGTGACCATGACCATACTATATATGACCAAAAGTTTATGCCAAGCGTATGGGTATTCAGTCATTGGTTAGCTATGAGTAACAGTTGCTATAATCCAATTATATACATTTGGTTAAGTCCAAAATTCCGTGCCGGATTACAACTTGCTGTACAAAAATGTACGAGAAGAAAGTCAAAGAACTGTGATTCGAACGAAAGTCTAGAAAAAATTggtcaaaacaaaaatgttattttaagaaTCGAGAATAGATCGTCAAAAGTTGACTTTTGTTATAAAAAGGGACAAAAACCATGTGCTAATTTTGAAAAACTTTTGGCCGGCGATTATAACAAGATACCAGGAAGTATACACAGCGATacctaa